CACGAGCCGCAGCGGCACCTCCCGCACCACCACCTCCCGCAACACCGCCTCCCGCGCCGCCCAGCGGACGGCGGCGAGGCTTTCCCCGGAGCCACCGACGGTGACCCGGGCCGTCACGACCCGCCTCCGCTCCTGGCCGGCCTCGGTGCTCGCGCCCGCGCGCCCTGCCCAGGAGGGGCCGGGCAGGTCTCGATCGGGACCGAACGGCCCCTCCCCGGGGACCGGCCGCGATGCCAGCGTGAGGGGTGAGGCGGCGTCCCCCCCGACGCCCGGCCCCGGGCCACGCGTCCCGGGCCACCGGGCCCGGACCCGACGCCCGCCCCGACCGGAGCCCCGACACGTCTCCCGTGGGAGGAACCATGACCGGCGAGATCCCCGGCCGAGCGGAACTCGGCGACGTCGTCGTGGGAGTCGACGGCTCCCCCTCCGCGCGGACCGCCGTCCTGTGGGCCGCCGCGGAGGCGGACCGCCGCGGCCGCCGCCTCCACCTCGTGCACGCCGCCGACACCGACCGGCGCGCCCTCTTCGCCGACGCCGAGACGATCCAGGCGGTACGGGAGGCCGGCCGCGACCTGCTGGCCAGGGCCGCGGCACTGGTGGGGGAGCGCTTCCCGGACCTCGCCGTGACCAGGGAACTCGGCCGCCAGGAACCGGTCTCCGGCCTCCGGGCGGCCGCCGGTGCGCGGGGCACGATCGTGGTCGGCCACCGCGGCCTGGGCGGCTTCGGCACGCTCCTGCTCGGATCGGTGGGACTGGGCGTGGCGGCCCGCGCCGAGGTGCCCGTGATCGTCGTACGAGGGGAGCCGACGCGCCCCGGCACGGGAACGGTGACCGCGGCCGTGCGCGGCGTCGCGGACCTGGACTGGCTGCCGCTCGCGGCCGCCGAGGCGGAGGCCCGCAAGGCGGCGCTGCGGATCGTCAGCGTCTGGAACGTGCTGGCCCAGGTCGGCAGCGTCGCGACCATGCTCGACGACCTGGACGGCATCGCCCGGGAGCGCGTGCGCGAGACCCAGGCGCT
This genomic window from Streptomyces showdoensis contains:
- a CDS encoding universal stress protein, which encodes MTGEIPGRAELGDVVVGVDGSPSARTAVLWAAAEADRRGRRLHLVHAADTDRRALFADAETIQAVREAGRDLLARAAALVGERFPDLAVTRELGRQEPVSGLRAAAGARGTIVVGHRGLGGFGTLLLGSVGLGVAARAEVPVIVVRGEPTRPGTGTVTAAVRGVADLDWLPLAAAEAEARKAALRIVSVWNVLAQVGSVATMLDDLDGIARERVRETQALAERMRRLHPQLVVAHHVEAGTSSAGILVEASARTDLVVMGRGRRPLGVGPSLGRVAHSLIHHAYCPVEIVPRGFTYPPTTPDTPAAHDTSGTRDPSGGSGGSGTPAGPGTH